In Leptolyngbya sp. NIES-2104, the genomic window AAATGCTGCTGCCGCTGCCATCTCCGACGCATATCCGGGTCTTGCCATCGGAATATGGCTTTCAACGACGGCGCGTTGTTCTGGATCGCTCGTCCAGCTTTCATTAATCGGGGTGATGGTCGCTCCAGGTGCGATCGCATTGACTCGAATTCCACGATTGGCATACTCTAACGCTAGCGTCTTCGTTAAGTTCCCCATGCCGCCTTTACTCATCGAATAGCTAAGATAATTCGGGCGCGGAATGATCTCATGCACACTCGAAACATTGAGAATCACCCCAGAGCGCTGTTGAGATAGAAAATGCTTTAGCGTTTCTCGTGCACACAGAAATGCGCCGCGCAAATTCACCCCAATCACTTGATCAAACTTCTCAGTCGGCAGTTCATGCGATGGAAAATCCGCTTGAATTCCAGCATTGTTAATCAAAATATCGAAGCTTCCAAAGGTTTCGATCGTCGAATTCACAATCCGCAGAATATCTTCTTCTTTGGAAACATCTCCTTGAACGAGCAGGGTTTTAATGCTGTGTCCCGCTTCGTTTGCTTGAGAAAGCGCGACCGTTTCGGTATGTTTCGCTTCTTCAGGCTTACTGCGATAGTTGATTGCGACATTACACCCTTCTTGAGCCAGTCGCCATACGATCGCTTGTCCGATTCCGGAGCTTGCGCCAGTGATCAATGCAGTTTTTCCAGCTAATCCTTTCATCGGTGCAGTCCTCTGGGCTAGGGTGATCGCGCTTAGACAATGATTGTGATACCAGCAAACATCACAAAGCCATATCGCTCTTAAGGTAGAACACAAATCTATGAAACTGATAGCACGAACAGAAGACCTATTCGACAGCTAAATCTCTACCGGAATCTGTCCCTGCTTGGCTGCTTGAATTAAGCGATCGTAATCTTGCTCAGTCTGATCCGCATACGCAAAAGCAAATGTCACCATCGCATCATCGAGTGCCTCACTGTTCCCGACATAACCAGCCAGCATCGCTGCATCGCCCGACTTTGCATGTGCCAGCGCCAATGCCCAACCGCACAGCACACCATAGTCTAAAAGACTTTTTGGGCGAAACTTGCCGGGTTCGAGCTTGATACTGCCTTTCATATCACGCAACTGCCGGACATAGTAGTGAATTCCGCCAGTGTCGCCCCAGCCTAGAAAAATATCAGGCGCACCCTGAATCAGCCGCTGTCCAATCACAACGCGCTCACCTTCATGACTTCCTAACTCTCGTCCCTTCTGAAATCGCTCTGCATAAGGAAGCAGCACCGAAGACTGTGCTTCTTTGACTTGTAGAAATAGGGGATCACCTTGATCCCTGCCTTCGAGATAAATAATCCAGCAGCGAGTTCCAACACTGCCCACGCCCACAACTTTACGAGCGACATCAATAATGCGATAGCGAGACAGTAAAAAGCGCCGCTCACTCCCGATCGAGGACAGATAATCTTGAATCAATTCTTCGAGCGATCCTCTGATAGATTGCTCCTGAATCAGCGTCTCAGTTCGCACAACTAGCGGTGGAGATTCAATGATCTGATGCTGGTCATTCACGAGTTCTGTGAGTTTGTCCAGGGTTTGTAAATGAGTGCATTCACGCGCTTTTTCCAGGATGCGGGCTGCTTTTTTGTGCTGTTCGTCGGGTAGTTTTTTGAGGAGTTCTGTCTCTTCGATCTGGGCGTACCACAAATCGAGATAGCTCATCTGAGCATACTCGTGGAGATGTTGACGGTAAGATTGCACGATCGAGCGAACCGCTGATTCACAAAGCTCACGATCGCCGTCGAGATGTCTTCCTGCTGCGATCGCGCTTGTGACTAATCGCTTGAGATCCCATTCCCACGCTCCCGGACAGGTTTCATCAAAATCATTGATCGCAAACACCAGATTCCGTTCGGCAGAAGCAAACACTCCAAAATTCGAGACGTGCATATCGCCACAAGCTTGAACACTGATATCTGTAGTGGGTGCGTTGGCAATATCCTGGATCATCACGGCGGCTGAACCCCGCAGAAAGGCAAACGGCGAAGCAAGCATCCGCTCGTAGTAAACCGGGATCAAGTCAGGCAGTCGAGTTTGGGTCTGTGCCTTGAGTAGATCAATCGGATCAGGACGATTCTGAGCAGGCTTGTACACTCCGAGATCGCGGCGTTTGACTTTTTGGCGCAGAGCTTTCCCAGCCGAGACGCGATCGTCGATCGATAGATTGGGATCAAGGACTGTTTTGTTTAATGTCTTCATAGTGGATTCAAATCGAAAGCAAATTGCAACATAAAAGAACCTTCGATCGCGAATGCCTTACGATTTTATCTGAAGCGAGATTACAGTAAAGCTCGATCGCTCTGATCCATTACAATCCTTAATTTGAATCATTCCTATGAATTCTGCAACTTTCCCATCTGGCTTGACTGATCAGGAAGCCGCGACTCGACGTGCAGCGGGTCAAGGCAACAATCTTCCCCAACAATCCAGCCGAACTTACACCGATATTTTGAGAGACAATCTTTTTACGTTTATTAATATTGTTCTGTTTTTTATCAGTATTGTGCTGATTTTGCTTGGACGCATCGATGATGTGGGTGTGATTGCGTTTGTGATTGGAACAAATGCGATCGTCAATATTTATCAAGAGATTCGCGCCAAGAAAAAGCTTGATCAAATTGCCGTGGTGTCTCGTCCGACCGTAACGATCGTGCGGGATAGCCAAGAAAAAGTGGTTGATCCGAATGAGATTGTGATCGGTGATTTGATAGTTGTGCGTCCGGGAGATCAGATTGTTGTCGATGGCAGCGTGACCGGGGAGGGCGAGATCAATATGGATGAATCGCTGCTCACTGGAGAATCTGATTTAATTACGAAACAAGCTGGAAAACCGCTGTATTCTGGAAGCTTCTGTGTGAGTGGAAAAGCATATTATCAAGCCGAAAAAGTTGGCAAAGATAGTTATGCAAATCAGCTTACGGCTGGAGCCAAATCGTTCCGACGAGTTCTAACCCCGCTGCAAAAACAAATCAATTTAATCGTGCGATTATTGCTCGTTGCAGCGATCTTCTTGTGGTTGCTGGCAGGCATTTCTCTAATTATGGGTCTGACTCCATTTGAGCGGAGTGTTGAGAATGCTGCCGTGATCGCTGGATTAGTTCCGAGCGGATTGTTTTTGATGATCACGTTGGCGTATGCGATGGGGGCGGTACGAATGGCAGACCGCAATGCGCTGATTCAACAATCGAACGCGATCGAGTCTTTGAGCCATATCAATGTGATGTGTTTAGACAAGACCGGAACCCTCACAGCAAATCGGATTCAACTTCAATCCCTGCAACCGATCGGGCTTTCTGAAACGGAACTGCGATCGCGTCTCGGAGATTATGCGGTAAGCGCTTCGTTTAGCAATAAAACGAATGATGCGATCGCTCAATCCTGTCCCGGTGAGAAACGCAGTTTAAAAGAAGAGATTCCCTTTGCGTCCGCTTACAAATGGAGTGCAGAAGCATTCGATCAAGGAGGTGTCTATGTCTTAGGTGCACCCGATGTTTTGAGTGCGGCTGTTCCGCTGACCCGTGAACTACAGCAAGCCATTCAAGCAGGCGCTGATCAGGGCTTACGAGTGTTACTTTTTGCTCATACACCAGACTGGAAACCGATGCGGGGCACCGATGCGAATCAGCCTCAACTGCCTTTGGGACTTCAAGCGATCGGACTTTTATTTTTTGGCGATGAACTGCGTCCCCATGTGCAGGAAACATTGAGCCGATTTCGAGCGGGTGGGATTGAGGTGAAAGTCATTTCCGGCGATAATCCCAATACAGTTGCCGCTCTCGCCATGCAGGCAGGTTTAGATTCTGATATCAAGCTGGTTTCTGGGCAAGATCTAGCGAACATGGACGATCTGGAATTTGCTCAAACTGCCGCAGAAACGACCGTCTTTGGTCGAATTACGCCGGATCAGAAAGCTCGATTAGTCAAAGCATTTCAGAGTCAGGGTAAGTATGTAGCAATGATGGGGGATGGTGTGAATGATGTTCCATCTCTGAAGCAGGCGAATGTCGGCATTGCAATGGAGAGCGGGAGCCAGATTACACGCGGCGTGGCAGATATGGTGCTGCTCAAAGACTCTTTTGAAGCATTACCTGATGCGTTTTTAGAAGGACAGCGAATTCGGAACAGCATCGAAGATGTCACCAAAATTTCGCTGGTTCGTATCTGTGCATTTGTGATTCTAATGCTGTCTCTGGTGATGCCCGGTATCATTTTTCCGCTCACGATCAAGCACAATGCGATTCTAACGCTGCTTACCGAGGGAGTCCCCACGCTAGGTGTCACGCTTTGGGCAAGACCGGGTAAACCACCGAAACAGGGGTTAATTCGATCCATACTCCCCTTTATTGTGCCTGCAATGTCGCTACTCGCGTTGTTTAGCTTGCTGATCTACATTGGCTATACTGTGCAGCAAATTACACCACTGCTGAAATTGCTAGATGGCGACATGCCACTAGGGGAAATTGCTCAGGTCATCACACCCGCAAAAATCTTAGGTGCTTTATTTGTGGCGCGAAATGCGCTGTTAGCGTTTCTTATTTTTTGTGGGTTGTTGTTGATTCTGCTGGTGAAGCCACCTACACGGTTTTGGACGGGAGGGGCACCAATCAGCGGTGATTTGCGATATTTGTTTTTGTCGATCGCAATGTTAGGCGTATTGATCGTGCTGCTTGGGGTGCCCGGATTACGATCGCTGTTTGATCTTAGACCATTGCTACCGATCGATTATCTCATCCTGGCGCTGTTCGCTTTTCTCTGGGCGTTGCTGGTACGAACCGCATGGCGCAATCGGTGGTTAGAAACCTTTTTACACATCGAATCTCGTTCTGAATCATGAGATCGCACAATCTCAACTCGAATCATCAACTTGCCGTGATTCAAGTGAGCCGAGTGGGTATCTTAAGGATCGCCCACTCAGGCGGTGTAGTGAAATTGACTGTACGCGATCGTGCTCAAGCCGTACGATGAATCAGCAAACGGCTGCTGGCTCAAATAGCGCTTGCTCGATTTCTGATAACGCTCGTTCTAAATCGTCATTGACCACTTGAATGTCAAACTCTCCGGCTGCATCCACTTCTTCCCAGGCTCGTTCAAGCCGCCTTGCGATCGCGGTTTCCGAATCCTGTCCGCGTCCACGAATGCGGGCTTCGAGTTCCACCATCGAAGGAGGTGCGATAAAGATCTGGAAAGCGCTCGGAAACGATTTGCGAATTTGGCGTGCGCCATCGAGTTCGATTTCAAGAATGACCCATTTTCCGTTGCGGATTTTCTCTTCGACGATTCGCCTCGGAGTGCCGTAGCAATTTCCGGCGAATTCTGCCCATTCGAGAAATTCTCCCTGGGCGACCATTCGTTCAAATTGCGGTCGTGTGACAAAGTGATAATTTTTGCCATCGACTTCTCCGGGGCGGGGGGATCGAGTGGTGACAGAGACGGAGAGAAACAATTCTTCGTGTCGCTGGATGAGCGATCGGAGCAAGGTTCCTTTTCCGACACCGCTTGGTCCTGTTAAAACAATGAGTCTACCCTTGCTCATAGCTGTCTATACCTGACGTGTGCGCTAGTGTTCCCAGATTTCTGATTCTGTGAGTATAGCTTGCAACTCGACTGAATTAGTTAACGAAAGGGTGAAGGATTGAAAGGTTTTTCCAGATTCTAGTCGCCAAGTCCACCTTTAGAGGCGAGAGATCGGTTGGCAACTGTCTCCGGTTGGATGGCGGAAAGCACGATATGACCGGAATCCATAATGATTACGGCACGAGTTCGCCGTCCATAGGTGGCATCGATCAGTTTGTCGCTTTCGCGGGCATCGGTGACAATTCGTTTAATCGGGGCGGAATCGGGAGAAACGATCGCAATAATTCGATGCGCTGAGACGATATTGCCAAATCCGATGTTGATCAGTTTGATTTCGGTCATGTTAGGAATTCGGGGGGATCTGATCGGGATCGATGCCGATCGATCTCAAATATTCTTCGAGTTGATGCGCTCTTTGGCGTTCAGTTTCAAGCGATCGTTCTAATCGTCTAGCTCGTTGGTCAAGCTCGATCGAACTCAGAAATGGTCTACCATCGGGTCGGTAAATGACGAGTTCTCGCCCCAATCGAAATTCAATTCCTAATCGTGGGCTTGTCCAACCGTTCATTTGTGCGGTCGGAGCCAAGATTTCTCCCTGACGAATCCAGCCTTTTAGCTCAATATCGTCAGGATCATATAAGTAATATTCTTCAATCCCGTGAAGCTGGTAAAACGCCAGCTTGTCTGCCATTTCCTGAGCGGTGTTGCTCGGTGAGAGGATCTCGAACACGACTTGAGGGGGAACGTTATTTTCTTCCCATTGTTTGTACGATCCGCGTCTGCCTTTCGGTCTACCGAATACGACCATTGCATCAGGTGCAGCCGACCCTGCCGATCGCGACTTGATCGGATACCAGAGCAAATCTCCTGCGACAAACACATTTGGATCATCTGCAAATAGAATTTCGAGATTTTCTTTGATTAGAACGATCCAGCGAAACTGCTCGGTATTATCGGACATCGGTTTGCCGTCACTGTCGGGAAAGCGAAGATCAGTTGTAGAGTCAATGTTCATCTCAGCCACCTCGACAACAAGACTTTCTATAATTTTAAAGTGAATTTCTCAATTTTTTGTACCAGTCGCGGTTTTTGACCTACGATACACTCAATCTGTCTCTGGACGAAGTTTGAAGAATGAATGCCTTAGTGAATGTTGATGCGACGATCGACGTGAATGAGAATGACTACGTGACTTATCTCGATCCGACTCTGATTCAATCAGCGCGGCTGATCTATGAAACGTATTTTGCGGTTCATCCGGATATCGATCGACCTTTGGGCGTGGCGATTAATCGAATTACTCATCGCGGCAAAATTATTTTCTCAGGTAAACCGATTCTGTTGCCGCAAGAGTATTTTATTCCGTTTGAACTGATCGAGTAGAAATAAGGGCGCGAATTTGGCTCGATCGAGTTAAATGAAAACTGCCCTGATGTCTGAAGCGATTTATGGATATTCTTGCGGTTCCTGCACTGGTTTTGGTGTTTTTTGTCGGAGCCTCGATCGGAAGTTTTCTCAATGTGGTGATCTACCGATTGCCTGCTGGACTGTCATTAATTTATCCGCCTTCTCGCTGTCCGCATTGTCTCACTCGCCTGAAAAAACGCGAGAATATTCCAGTGTTTGGCTGGCTACGACTGAAGGGAAAATGTGCTCACTGTAAAAGCCGAATTTCACCTAGATATCCATTGATTGAAGCAGCGACAGGACTTCTATTCTTAGTGGTCTTTCTGCGTTTCGATCTGTCGCTTTCAACTTTGGGATACTGGGCGTTTTTGAGTTGGCTTCTGGCGCTATCGATGATTGATTGGGATACGATGACGCTACCAAATCCGTTGACGCAATCGGGCTTAGTGTTGGGATTGGTGTTTCAAACTGCGATCGGCTTTTTAACAACTGGCATCGTCGGCGCAATTCAGGGATTCATCAGCGGTGTGATCGGTGCGATCGCTGGAATTTGGCTACTCGATCTGATAGCGATCGTGGGATCGATGATTCTGGGACAGCCTGCAATGGGAGCGGGAGACTCGAAGCTGATGGCGATGATTGGGGCTTGGTTGGGCTGGCAATTGATGCTAATCGGTGGATTTTTGGCGTGTTTGACAGGTTCGATCGTGGGAATTGTCGCGATCAAATCAGGGCGGTTATCCCGTCGTCAGGCGATGCCGTTCGGACCGTTTTTAGCATTGGGAGCGGGGATCAGTTTGTTTTGTGGACAGGCGATGCTCTCGAACTATTTACGATTGTTTGCGCTGTAGAATGAGGTTTGATTAGCGTGGTTGAAAGCGACGGATGCGTATCTCTCTGAATTGGTTGCGGGAACTGGTAGATATTTCAATGACTCCGGAGGCGTTGGCGGAGAAGCTGACGATGGCGGGGTTTGAGGTCGAAGATATTGAAGATCGACGCACCTGGGCAGATGGGGTTGTCGTCGGGAAAGTCTTGACGCGAGAACAGCATCCAAATGCCGATCGCTTAAGTCTGTGTACGGTTGATATTGGGGCTGAGAGTCCGTCTCAAATCGTTTGCGGTGCGGCAAATGTTCGGGCTGATATTTTCGTGGCAGTGGCAACTTTGGGCACGTATTTGCCGAATGTGGATTTGAAGATCAAGCCTGCAAAGCTTAGAGGCGTTGAATCTAAAGGGATGATTTGTTCGATGTCAGAGTTGGGACTGACAAAAGAATCAGAAGGCATTCATATCTTTGATGAGTCTGTGACTGGGGAATTGAAGCCTGGAATGGATGTTCGTCCATTGTTGGGATTAGATGATGCCATTTTGGATTTGACTTCGACCGCGAATCGGGCGGATGCTTTGAGCATGGTGGGAATTGCGCGAGAAGTAGCAGCGTTGACGGGTGGAACCTTGCGACTACCGGAACCTGCTGCAC contains:
- a CDS encoding glucose 1-dehydrogenase, which encodes MKGLAGKTALITGASSGIGQAIVWRLAQEGCNVAINYRSKPEEAKHTETVALSQANEAGHSIKTLLVQGDVSKEEDILRIVNSTIETFGSFDILINNAGIQADFPSHELPTEKFDQVIGVNLRGAFLCARETLKHFLSQQRSGVILNVSSVHEIIPRPNYLSYSMSKGGMGNLTKTLALEYANRGIRVNAIAPGATITPINESWTSDPEQRAVVESHIPMARPGYASEMAAAAAFLASEEAAYITGQTLFIDGGLTLYADFRETWSA
- a CDS encoding HAD-IC family P-type ATPase: MNSATFPSGLTDQEAATRRAAGQGNNLPQQSSRTYTDILRDNLFTFINIVLFFISIVLILLGRIDDVGVIAFVIGTNAIVNIYQEIRAKKKLDQIAVVSRPTVTIVRDSQEKVVDPNEIVIGDLIVVRPGDQIVVDGSVTGEGEINMDESLLTGESDLITKQAGKPLYSGSFCVSGKAYYQAEKVGKDSYANQLTAGAKSFRRVLTPLQKQINLIVRLLLVAAIFLWLLAGISLIMGLTPFERSVENAAVIAGLVPSGLFLMITLAYAMGAVRMADRNALIQQSNAIESLSHINVMCLDKTGTLTANRIQLQSLQPIGLSETELRSRLGDYAVSASFSNKTNDAIAQSCPGEKRSLKEEIPFASAYKWSAEAFDQGGVYVLGAPDVLSAAVPLTRELQQAIQAGADQGLRVLLFAHTPDWKPMRGTDANQPQLPLGLQAIGLLFFGDELRPHVQETLSRFRAGGIEVKVISGDNPNTVAALAMQAGLDSDIKLVSGQDLANMDDLEFAQTAAETTVFGRITPDQKARLVKAFQSQGKYVAMMGDGVNDVPSLKQANVGIAMESGSQITRGVADMVLLKDSFEALPDAFLEGQRIRNSIEDVTKISLVRICAFVILMLSLVMPGIIFPLTIKHNAILTLLTEGVPTLGVTLWARPGKPPKQGLIRSILPFIVPAMSLLALFSLLIYIGYTVQQITPLLKLLDGDMPLGEIAQVITPAKILGALFVARNALLAFLIFCGLLLILLVKPPTRFWTGGAPISGDLRYLFLSIAMLGVLIVLLGVPGLRSLFDLRPLLPIDYLILALFAFLWALLVRTAWRNRWLETFLHIESRSES
- the gmk gene encoding guanylate kinase, with amino-acid sequence MSKGRLIVLTGPSGVGKGTLLRSLIQRHEELFLSVSVTTRSPRPGEVDGKNYHFVTRPQFERMVAQGEFLEWAEFAGNCYGTPRRIVEEKIRNGKWVILEIELDGARQIRKSFPSAFQIFIAPPSMVELEARIRGRGQDSETAIARRLERAWEEVDAAGEFDIQVVNDDLERALSEIEQALFEPAAVC
- a CDS encoding Uma2 family endonuclease is translated as MNIDSTTDLRFPDSDGKPMSDNTEQFRWIVLIKENLEILFADDPNVFVAGDLLWYPIKSRSAGSAAPDAMVVFGRPKGRRGSYKQWEENNVPPQVVFEILSPSNTAQEMADKLAFYQLHGIEEYYLYDPDDIELKGWIRQGEILAPTAQMNGWTSPRLGIEFRLGRELVIYRPDGRPFLSSIELDQRARRLERSLETERQRAHQLEEYLRSIGIDPDQIPPNS
- the remA gene encoding extracellular matrix/biofilm regulator RemA — protein: MTEIKLINIGFGNIVSAHRIIAIVSPDSAPIKRIVTDARESDKLIDATYGRRTRAVIIMDSGHIVLSAIQPETVANRSLASKGGLGD
- a CDS encoding DUF2252 domain-containing protein encodes the protein MKTLNKTVLDPNLSIDDRVSAGKALRQKVKRRDLGVYKPAQNRPDPIDLLKAQTQTRLPDLIPVYYERMLASPFAFLRGSAAVMIQDIANAPTTDISVQACGDMHVSNFGVFASAERNLVFAINDFDETCPGAWEWDLKRLVTSAIAAGRHLDGDRELCESAVRSIVQSYRQHLHEYAQMSYLDLWYAQIEETELLKKLPDEQHKKAARILEKARECTHLQTLDKLTELVNDQHQIIESPPLVVRTETLIQEQSIRGSLEELIQDYLSSIGSERRFLLSRYRIIDVARKVVGVGSVGTRCWIIYLEGRDQGDPLFLQVKEAQSSVLLPYAERFQKGRELGSHEGERVVIGQRLIQGAPDIFLGWGDTGGIHYYVRQLRDMKGSIKLEPGKFRPKSLLDYGVLCGWALALAHAKSGDAAMLAGYVGNSEALDDAMVTFAFAYADQTEQDYDRLIQAAKQGQIPVEI
- a CDS encoding A24 family peptidase codes for the protein MDILAVPALVLVFFVGASIGSFLNVVIYRLPAGLSLIYPPSRCPHCLTRLKKRENIPVFGWLRLKGKCAHCKSRISPRYPLIEAATGLLFLVVFLRFDLSLSTLGYWAFLSWLLALSMIDWDTMTLPNPLTQSGLVLGLVFQTAIGFLTTGIVGAIQGFISGVIGAIAGIWLLDLIAIVGSMILGQPAMGAGDSKLMAMIGAWLGWQLMLIGGFLACLTGSIVGIVAIKSGRLSRRQAMPFGPFLALGAGISLFCGQAMLSNYLRLFAL